One segment of Meriones unguiculatus strain TT.TT164.6M chromosome X, Bangor_MerUng_6.1, whole genome shotgun sequence DNA contains the following:
- the Nxt2 gene encoding NTF2-related export protein 2: MTKAVVSARHHEDFKTYVDQACRAAEEFISIYYETMDKRRHALIRLYMDEATLLWNGNAVTGLEALANFFETLPSSEFQINMLDCQPVHEQATQSKTTVLVVTSGAVKFDGNKQHFFNQNFLLTAQKTPHNIVWKIASDCFRFQDWASN; the protein is encoded by the exons ATGACCAAGGCTGTGGTGAGTGCGCGACACCACGAG GATTTTAAAACTTACGTGGATCAGGCATGTAGAgctgctgaagaatttatcagTATTTATTATGAGACAATGGACAAAAGAAGACAT gcaCTTATCAGACTTTATATGGATGAGGCAACTCTACTCTGGAATGGAAATGCTGTAACAGGGCTGGAGGCGCTTGCTAATTTTTTTGAGACTTTACCTTCCAGTGAATTCCAGATCAATATGTTGGATTGCCAACCAGTTCATG AACAAGCTACCCAGTCGAAGACTACAGTTCTTGTTGTGACCAGTGGAGCTGTTAAGTTTGATGGAAACAAGCAACACTTCTTCAACCAGAACTTCCTGCTGACTGCGCAGAAGACTCCTCACAACATAGTGTGGAAAATTGCAAGTGATTGCTTCCGCTTTCAAGATTGGGCTAGTAATTAA